One region of Roseovarius faecimaris genomic DNA includes:
- a CDS encoding DUF4168 domain-containing protein codes for MTLKQFLIASLVALGLTTIPIVLSAQEAAPITVENVTDDQIEAFVKAAIALETLRQEYTSKIGNAESEEAQNELRAEADRVAIQLVDKVRGITPQEYLGISKLAQTSPELATRISAQVEVMRAQKAAFEKQQAEAARAREAQKAAEAQAAAEATKAETASE; via the coding sequence GTGACCCTTAAGCAGTTTCTCATCGCCAGCCTCGTGGCCCTTGGGTTGACCACCATTCCCATCGTGCTGAGCGCGCAGGAGGCGGCCCCGATCACCGTCGAAAACGTAACCGACGATCAGATCGAAGCCTTTGTGAAAGCGGCCATTGCGCTTGAAACCCTGCGCCAGGAGTACACCTCCAAGATCGGCAATGCCGAAAGCGAAGAGGCGCAGAATGAACTGCGTGCCGAGGCCGATCGTGTGGCAATCCAGCTGGTCGACAAGGTGCGCGGGATCACGCCGCAGGAATATCTTGGGATTTCCAAGCTCGCGCAGACCAGCCCGGAACTGGCCACACGCATCAGCGCGCAAGTCGAGGTGATGCGCGCGCAGAAAGCGGCCTTCGAGAAGCAGCAGGCAGAGGCCGCCAGAGCCAGAGAGGCGCAGAAAGCCGCCGAAGCGCAGGCGGCGGCAGAGGCCACGAAGGCGGAAACAGCCAGCGAGTGA
- a CDS encoding [protein-PII] uridylyltransferase — protein MVDPEHLICPAEDIFDRAAMAEAMAQAEAAHEGDHVALRREMVQVLREAQTRGREAIAAALGTHPLEAVAATASYSWLTDCLILTVLDLATRVLHPLPNPTEAERIAVTAVGGYGRGEMAPESDVDLLFLTPYKITPWAESVIESMLYMLWDLRLKVGHSSRTIPDCIRLAREDFTIRTALLENRFLAGEASLSEKLNKTLRKDLFKGTEREFIEAKLSEREARHIKQGNQRYMVEPNVKEGKGGLRDLQSLFWIAKYIYQVDDTAELVRLGVFTEEEYSTFAKAHNFLWAVRCHLHLATKRPNDQLSFDMQVEVAERMGYVDIAGRRAVEHFMQEYFRHATVVGDLTRIFLTKLEAQHVKSAPLLERLFSRKKKLKPGYKEVHGRLAIERPTSFLKDRLNLLRLYEEGLRTGMLIHPDAMRLVTANLHLIDDEMRNDPEAQKLFLDLMLKHGNPERALRRMNELGVLSAFIPEFEPIVAMMQFNMYHHYTVDEHIIQCISQLAQIEREELVEELPVASTILKEGVNRRVLYVALLLHDIGKGREEDHSMLGAQIARKVAPRLGLKPAEVDTVEWLIRYHLLMSDMAQKRDIADPRTVRDFAKAVQTKERLDLLCVLTVCDIRGVGPDTWNNWKASLIRALYRQTRRAMEGGLEALNREQRGSEAKRNLREALSDWDSRDLKVETARHYPPYWQGLHVTAHEVFARLLRELEEDEIAIDLAVDEDRDATRACFALADHPGIFSRLAGALALVGANVVDARTYTSKDGFATAAFWIQDAEGRPYEAARLPRLRQMIHKTLKGEVVAGEAIKDRDKIKKRERAFRVPTHITFDNDGSEIYTIIEVDTRDRPGLLYDLTRTLANNNVYINSAVIATYGEQVVDTFYVKDMFGLKFYSEAKQKSLEKKLRDAITQGAERATA, from the coding sequence ATGGTTGATCCTGAACATCTGATCTGCCCGGCGGAGGATATCTTTGACCGTGCGGCGATGGCCGAGGCCATGGCCCAGGCCGAAGCCGCGCATGAGGGCGACCATGTGGCCCTGCGCCGGGAGATGGTGCAGGTGCTGCGCGAGGCGCAGACGCGCGGACGCGAGGCGATTGCCGCGGCACTGGGCACGCATCCCCTTGAAGCGGTCGCGGCGACCGCGTCTTACAGCTGGCTGACCGACTGTCTGATCCTGACCGTGCTCGATCTGGCGACGCGTGTCTTGCACCCGTTGCCCAACCCGACCGAGGCCGAGCGCATCGCGGTAACGGCTGTGGGCGGGTACGGGCGCGGCGAGATGGCGCCGGAATCGGATGTCGATCTGCTGTTCCTGACGCCTTACAAGATCACCCCCTGGGCCGAGAGCGTGATCGAAAGCATGCTCTACATGCTGTGGGACCTGCGCCTGAAGGTGGGCCATTCCAGCCGCACGATCCCCGATTGCATCCGCCTTGCGCGCGAGGATTTCACCATTCGCACCGCTCTGTTGGAAAACCGGTTTCTCGCGGGCGAGGCGAGCCTGTCGGAAAAGCTCAACAAGACGCTGCGCAAGGATCTGTTCAAGGGTACCGAGCGCGAGTTCATCGAGGCCAAGCTTTCCGAGCGCGAGGCGCGCCATATCAAGCAGGGCAACCAGCGCTATATGGTCGAGCCCAATGTGAAGGAAGGCAAGGGCGGGCTGCGCGATCTGCAATCGCTGTTCTGGATCGCGAAATATATCTACCAGGTGGATGACACCGCCGAACTGGTGCGGCTGGGGGTCTTCACGGAAGAGGAATACAGCACCTTTGCCAAGGCGCATAATTTCCTCTGGGCGGTGCGCTGTCATCTGCACCTGGCCACCAAGCGGCCCAACGATCAGCTCAGTTTCGACATGCAGGTCGAGGTGGCCGAGCGCATGGGCTATGTGGACATCGCCGGACGCCGGGCAGTCGAACATTTCATGCAGGAATATTTCCGCCATGCCACGGTGGTGGGCGACCTGACGCGCATCTTCCTGACCAAGCTGGAGGCGCAGCATGTCAAATCCGCCCCCCTGCTGGAGCGGCTGTTCAGCCGCAAGAAAAAGCTCAAGCCGGGCTACAAGGAAGTGCATGGGCGGCTGGCCATCGAGCGGCCCACGAGCTTTCTGAAGGACCGGCTGAACCTTCTGCGGCTCTACGAGGAAGGGTTGCGCACGGGCATGCTGATCCATCCGGACGCGATGCGACTGGTGACGGCCAACCTGCACCTCATCGACGATGAAATGCGCAACGATCCCGAGGCGCAGAAGCTGTTCCTGGACCTGATGCTCAAGCACGGCAACCCCGAGCGCGCCTTGCGCCGGATGAACGAGCTTGGGGTGTTGTCGGCCTTTATCCCCGAGTTCGAGCCGATCGTGGCGATGATGCAGTTCAACATGTATCACCACTACACCGTCGACGAGCATATCATTCAATGTATCAGCCAGCTGGCGCAGATCGAGCGCGAGGAGCTGGTGGAAGAGCTGCCCGTGGCCTCGACCATCCTCAAGGAAGGGGTGAACCGGCGGGTGCTCTATGTCGCCCTTTTGCTGCACGATATCGGCAAGGGACGAGAGGAAGATCATTCGATGTTGGGCGCGCAGATCGCCCGCAAGGTTGCGCCGCGGCTGGGGCTGAAACCGGCCGAGGTGGACACGGTGGAATGGCTGATCCGCTATCATCTGCTCATGTCGGACATGGCCCAGAAGCGTGACATTGCCGACCCTCGCACGGTGCGTGATTTCGCGAAGGCGGTGCAGACGAAAGAGCGGCTCGATCTGCTGTGCGTGCTGACGGTCTGTGACATTCGCGGCGTGGGGCCGGACACCTGGAACAACTGGAAAGCCTCGCTGATCCGGGCGCTGTACCGGCAGACGCGGCGCGCCATGGAAGGCGGTCTGGAGGCGCTCAACCGCGAGCAGCGCGGCTCGGAGGCCAAGCGCAACCTGCGCGAGGCGCTGTCGGACTGGGATTCCAGGGATCTCAAAGTGGAGACGGCACGGCATTACCCGCCCTATTGGCAGGGGCTGCATGTGACGGCGCACGAGGTCTTTGCCCGGCTCCTGAGGGAGCTTGAAGAGGATGAGATCGCGATCGATCTTGCGGTTGACGAGGACCGGGATGCGACCCGCGCCTGTTTCGCTCTTGCCGATCACCCCGGTATTTTTTCGCGGCTGGCCGGCGCGCTGGCGCTGGTCGGGGCGAATGTGGTGGACGCGCGCACCTATACGTCCAAAGACGGGTTCGCCACCGCCGCCTTCTGGATCCAGGACGCCGAAGGCCGCCCCTATGAGGCGGCCCGCCTGCCGCGCCTGCGCCAGATGATTCACAAGACGCTCAAGGGCGAGGTGGTGGCGGGCGAGGCGATCAAGGATCGCGACAAGATCAAGAAACGCGAGCGCGCTTTCCGCGTGCCGACGCATATCACCTTCGACAATGACGGCTCGGAGATTTACACCATCATCGAGGTGGATACCCGCGACCGGCCGGGGCTGCTTTATGACCTGACGCGGACGCTGGCCAACAACAACGTCTATATCAACTCGGCGGTGATCGCGACCTATGGCGAGCAGGTGGTGGACACGTTCTATGTCAAGGATATGTTCGGCCTGAAATTCTATTCCGAGGCCAAGCAGAAATCACTGGAGAAGAAGCTGCGCGATGCGATTACGCAGGGGGCCGAGCGGGCCACCGCGTGA
- a CDS encoding GNAT family N-acetyltransferase yields the protein MSITIRPIRSEDEAQWRALWTAYLEFYEATVPEEVYQTTFQRLLSADHPDQNGFLAVQGDTPVGLVHYIYHAHNWRVDQVCYLQDLYADPAVRGTGVGRKLIEAVYAQADADGRPSVYWMTQDFNHTARQLYDRIATLTPFIKYARS from the coding sequence ATGAGCATCACAATCCGCCCGATCCGCTCCGAGGACGAAGCCCAGTGGCGCGCGCTCTGGACGGCCTATCTGGAGTTTTACGAGGCCACCGTGCCCGAAGAGGTTTATCAGACCACGTTTCAGCGGCTGCTGAGCGCGGATCATCCGGATCAGAACGGGTTTCTTGCGGTGCAGGGCGACACGCCCGTGGGCCTCGTGCATTACATCTATCATGCGCATAACTGGCGGGTGGATCAGGTCTGTTATCTGCAGGATCTCTATGCCGATCCTGCGGTGCGCGGCACCGGTGTGGGCCGCAAACTGATCGAGGCGGTTTACGCCCAGGCCGATGCCGACGGCCGTCCCTCGGTCTATTGGATGACGCAGGATTTCAACCACACCGCGCGGCAGCTCTATGACCGGATCGCCACTCTGACGCCCTTCATCAAATACGCGCGGAGCTGA
- the deoD gene encoding purine-nucleoside phosphorylase, which yields MTIHIGAKPGEIADTVLMPGDPMRAKWVAETFLEDARQVNEVRGMLGFTGTWHGHRVSVQGSGMGMASLSIYANELIRDYDATTLIRIGSCGGMQPHVALRDVVLAATASSISTPSSTILREVNYAPCADFGLLRDAAARADAMDVPTHVGGIYSSDTFYDERPDLNAEMVRHGILAVEMEAAELYTVAARHGARALAVLTVSDHLETGEALSSADRERSFSDMIEIALSAAFGS from the coding sequence ATGACCATCCATATCGGCGCCAAACCGGGCGAGATCGCCGACACCGTTCTGATGCCCGGGGATCCGATGCGCGCGAAATGGGTGGCTGAAACATTTCTCGAGGACGCGCGGCAGGTCAACGAGGTGCGCGGCATGCTGGGCTTTACCGGTACATGGCACGGCCACCGCGTGAGCGTGCAGGGCTCCGGCATGGGCATGGCGTCGCTCAGCATATACGCCAATGAGCTGATCCGGGATTATGACGCCACCACGCTGATCCGCATCGGGTCCTGCGGCGGCATGCAGCCGCATGTGGCGCTGCGCGACGTGGTGCTGGCGGCGACGGCATCCTCCATATCCACCCCGTCCTCGACCATCCTGCGCGAGGTGAACTATGCCCCCTGCGCCGATTTCGGCCTGTTGCGCGACGCGGCGGCCAGAGCCGATGCGATGGACGTGCCAACCCATGTCGGCGGGATCTATTCGTCTGACACCTTCTATGATGAGCGCCCGGACCTGAACGCCGAAATGGTCCGCCACGGTATCCTCGCGGTCGAGATGGAAGCCGCCGAGCTCTACACGGTTGCCGCCCGCCACGGCGCGCGGGCCTTGGCGGTCCTGACCGTGTCCGACCATCTCGAAACCGGCGAGGCGCTCAGCAGCGCGGACCGCGAACGCAGCTTCTCTGACATGATCGAAATTGCTCTCAGCGCCGCCTTTGGCTCTTAA
- the rsmI gene encoding 16S rRNA (cytidine(1402)-2'-O)-methyltransferase: MNPRTEKLKPGLYLIATPLGTARDITLRALDLLASADMLVAEDTRSLRKLMDIHGIAVRDRAMLSYHDHNGDRVRPRILQALAEGQAVLYASEAGTPMVADPGFDLARAAVAEGYALVSAPGPSAAITALTLSGLPTDQFHFAGFLPNSASRRKSALTALASVPGTLIFYESPKRVAAMLKDAAAVLGQTRPAALCRELTKKFEEVLRDDLGALAGEAASRSFKGEIVVLIGDAPKRSVNSEEIDSALRTALAEHSVRDAADLIAQQLGVPRRKIYQRALAIEKER, from the coding sequence GTGAATCCCAGAACCGAGAAACTCAAGCCGGGTTTGTACCTGATCGCGACGCCGCTTGGCACCGCGCGCGACATCACGCTGCGTGCGCTCGACCTGCTGGCCTCGGCGGATATGCTGGTGGCCGAAGACACGCGCAGCTTGCGCAAGCTGATGGATATTCATGGTATAGCTGTACGTGACCGCGCGATGCTGTCCTACCACGACCACAACGGCGATCGTGTGCGGCCCCGTATCCTGCAGGCATTGGCAGAGGGTCAGGCGGTTCTCTATGCCTCCGAAGCGGGCACGCCCATGGTCGCGGATCCGGGGTTTGACCTCGCGCGCGCGGCGGTGGCCGAGGGCTATGCTCTGGTCTCCGCTCCGGGCCCGTCCGCGGCAATCACGGCGCTCACGCTCTCGGGCCTGCCCACCGACCAGTTTCATTTTGCGGGGTTTCTGCCCAACAGCGCCTCCCGGCGGAAATCCGCGCTCACCGCGCTCGCTTCGGTGCCGGGGACGCTGATCTTTTACGAATCGCCCAAGCGTGTGGCGGCGATGCTGAAGGATGCGGCCGCCGTGCTGGGACAGACGCGCCCGGCAGCGCTCTGCCGGGAACTGACCAAGAAATTCGAAGAGGTCTTGCGCGATGATCTGGGGGCGCTGGCGGGCGAAGCTGCCAGCCGAAGCTTCAAGGGCGAGATTGTTGTGCTGATTGGCGACGCCCCGAAACGGTCTGTTAATTCCGAGGAGATAGACTCAGCCCTCAGGACGGCGCTTGCAGAACATTCCGTGCGCGATGCGGCTGATCTGATCGCGCAGCAACTGGGTGTGCCCCGCCGCAAGATCTATCAGCGGGCGCTGGCGATCGAAAAGGAGAGATAG
- a CDS encoding 1-acyl-sn-glycerol-3-phosphate acyltransferase — MGQTVYMPLWALVLLVAFAAVTFASHFLFPSVRWFFRRRMEKAVARLNERLERPIEPFKLARRYDMIQRLIYDPMVTQAVADHAKAEGIPENVAFEQAKRYAREIVPGFSATAYFGIAIRLAKLLSQSFYRVRLGHFSEDALRNVDKDATVIFVMNHRSNMDYVLVTWLAAERSALSYAVGEWARVWPLSKLIKAMGAYFIRRKSRNDLYRRVLERYVQMATDGGVTQAIFPEGGLSLDGALAPPKLGLLKYVVDGREREGARDVVFIPVALNYDRVLEDRILVSAGQKGERRFRARISVVAFWFLKQNWLRLTGRYHRQGYASVSFGAPVALSEFRKTHPRGDVKDLGRVLMEKIGAEVPVLPTPLVARILLEADAPVPEDRLDDLMQAAMAEAPEAHVHLARGDIQYTAEVGLRMLRKRGLVEDTPDGVSIVAQERPLLEYYANSIAHLFRDRSA, encoded by the coding sequence ATGGGTCAGACCGTGTACATGCCCCTCTGGGCGCTCGTCCTGCTGGTGGCGTTTGCGGCGGTCACCTTCGCCTCGCATTTTCTGTTTCCATCGGTGCGCTGGTTCTTCCGGCGGCGCATGGAGAAGGCTGTTGCCCGGCTCAATGAGCGGCTGGAACGGCCGATCGAGCCGTTCAAGCTGGCCCGGCGCTATGACATGATCCAGCGGCTGATCTATGACCCGATGGTGACACAGGCGGTGGCGGACCATGCCAAGGCCGAAGGCATCCCGGAAAACGTGGCCTTCGAGCAGGCCAAACGCTATGCCCGCGAGATCGTACCGGGCTTTTCCGCCACGGCGTATTTCGGCATTGCGATCCGGCTCGCCAAGCTGCTAAGCCAATCCTTTTACCGCGTGCGGCTGGGGCATTTCTCGGAAGATGCGCTGCGGAACGTGGACAAGGACGCCACGGTGATCTTCGTGATGAACCACCGGTCCAACATGGATTATGTGCTGGTCACCTGGCTTGCCGCCGAACGCTCGGCGCTGTCCTATGCGGTGGGCGAATGGGCGCGGGTGTGGCCGCTGTCAAAGCTGATCAAGGCGATGGGGGCGTATTTTATCCGCCGCAAATCGCGCAATGACCTCTATCGCCGGGTGCTGGAGCGCTATGTGCAAATGGCCACCGATGGCGGTGTCACGCAGGCAATCTTTCCCGAGGGCGGGCTGAGCCTTGATGGTGCGCTGGCCCCGCCCAAGCTGGGACTGCTGAAATATGTGGTGGACGGGCGCGAGCGCGAGGGGGCCCGGGATGTGGTGTTCATCCCGGTGGCGCTGAATTACGACCGCGTGCTGGAAGACCGTATCCTGGTCAGCGCAGGCCAGAAGGGCGAGCGGCGGTTCCGGGCCCGGATCAGTGTCGTGGCGTTCTGGTTTCTCAAGCAGAACTGGCTGCGCCTGACGGGGCGGTATCACCGGCAAGGCTATGCCTCGGTCAGTTTCGGCGCGCCGGTGGCGCTTTCGGAGTTTCGCAAGACGCATCCGCGGGGCGACGTAAAGGACCTGGGCCGCGTGCTGATGGAAAAGATCGGCGCCGAAGTGCCGGTGCTGCCGACACCGCTGGTGGCGCGGATTTTGCTGGAGGCCGACGCGCCGGTGCCCGAGGACCGGCTGGATGATCTCATGCAGGCAGCGATGGCAGAGGCCCCGGAGGCGCATGTGCACCTGGCGCGCGGGGATATACAGTATACCGCCGAGGTCGGCCTGCGCATGTTGCGCAAACGCGGGCTTGTCGAGGATACGCCGGACGGGGTGAGCATCGTCGCGCAGGAGCGCCCGCTGCTGGAGTATTATGCCAACTCGATCGCCCATCTCTTTCGCGACCGCAGCGCATAA
- a CDS encoding penicillin-binding protein activator yields the protein MFAAFQRARKAAGRLFMIFTAMWLVAACQPVSLGGGNGATAPGAAVAVALLVPHGAASPQEQKLARDLERAARLAVADLQGVQIDLRVYGTAGSAARAQEAALNAVADGAKIIIGPLHAESANAVAVAVANRNVNVLAFSNNPTIAGGNLFVLGQTFDNTADRLAAYATRQGKSRILTVYSSNLAGQLGKQAIEQAVARHGGSVTGAVSYEFSQDGVVNAVPRIRSAAASGNADAIFMTANAAGALPLFSQMLPEAGLGPATMQYIGLARWDVPPQTRDLPGLQNGWFAMPDPARAAQFANRFAAANGEQPHDIAGLAYDGIAAIGALVKTGKRDALSKSSLTQSAGFQGVNGVFRFRPDGTTERGLAIATIRNQQVVILENAPKSFGGAGF from the coding sequence ATGTTTGCCGCTTTTCAACGCGCCCGCAAGGCCGCTGGCCGCCTCTTCATGATCTTCACCGCGATGTGGCTTGTGGCCGCCTGTCAGCCGGTCAGCCTTGGCGGCGGCAACGGGGCCACGGCGCCAGGCGCGGCAGTTGCCGTGGCGCTTCTGGTGCCGCACGGGGCCGCCAGCCCGCAGGAGCAGAAACTGGCCCGCGACCTGGAGCGCGCAGCGCGTCTGGCGGTGGCCGATCTGCAGGGTGTGCAGATCGACCTGCGGGTCTATGGCACGGCGGGCAGTGCCGCCCGCGCACAGGAAGCCGCGCTAAACGCGGTCGCCGACGGAGCCAAGATCATCATTGGCCCGCTGCATGCGGAATCGGCCAATGCCGTGGCCGTCGCGGTGGCCAACAGGAACGTCAACGTGCTGGCCTTCTCCAACAATCCGACGATCGCGGGAGGCAACCTCTTTGTTCTGGGGCAAACCTTCGATAACACCGCCGATCGGCTGGCTGCCTATGCCACACGTCAGGGCAAGTCCCGGATTCTCACCGTCTATTCCAGCAACCTGGCCGGACAGCTTGGCAAACAGGCCATCGAACAGGCGGTTGCGCGTCATGGCGGGTCCGTGACCGGCGCGGTGAGCTATGAATTCTCGCAAGACGGCGTGGTGAATGCAGTGCCGAGGATCAGATCGGCCGCCGCCAGCGGGAATGCGGATGCGATTTTCATGACCGCCAATGCGGCGGGCGCGCTGCCTCTGTTCAGCCAGATGCTGCCGGAGGCCGGGCTTGGCCCCGCAACGATGCAGTATATCGGCCTTGCGCGGTGGGATGTTCCGCCGCAGACCCGCGATCTTCCGGGGTTGCAGAACGGCTGGTTCGCCATGCCGGATCCGGCCCGCGCGGCCCAGTTCGCCAATCGTTTTGCCGCGGCCAATGGCGAGCAGCCACATGACATTGCCGGGCTGGCCTATGATGGGATTGCCGCGATCGGCGCCCTGGTCAAGACCGGGAAGCGCGACGCGCTGAGCAAGTCCTCACTGACGCAATCGGCGGGCTTCCAGGGGGTGAACGGGGTTTTCCGCTTCCGTCCCGACGGCACGACCGAGCGCGGGCTGGCCATTGCCACGATCCGCAATCAGCAGGTTGTCATTCTGGAGAACGCCCCGAAGAGCTTTGGCGGGGCCGGGTTCTGA
- a CDS encoding YraN family protein, translating to MQHFNPHSAFACPVEPRRLRGKSNYLSGLAAESAVRRRYETTGAVLAAERWRGQGGEIDLIFLEGDVIVFVEVKKGPSFEWALTRLSEAQMMRIHRSAAEFLGTTPRGQLSEVRFDLALVDQSGAVQVMENAFGHF from the coding sequence GTGCAACATTTCAACCCGCATTCCGCATTTGCCTGCCCGGTTGAGCCTCGCCGCCTGCGCGGCAAGAGCAACTATTTATCGGGCCTTGCTGCCGAGTCGGCCGTGCGGCGTCGGTACGAAACAACCGGCGCGGTGCTTGCCGCGGAACGTTGGCGCGGGCAGGGCGGTGAGATCGACCTGATCTTTCTTGAGGGCGACGTGATCGTTTTTGTCGAGGTCAAGAAGGGCCCGAGTTTCGAGTGGGCGCTGACGCGCTTGTCGGAGGCGCAGATGATGCGCATTCACCGCAGCGCCGCGGAATTTCTTGGCACCACGCCCCGGGGACAGCTCAGCGAGGTCCGGTTCGACCTCGCGCTGGTGGACCAGAGCGGTGCGGTGCAGGTGATGGAAAACGCTTTCGGCCATTTCTGA
- a CDS encoding protein meaA: protein MSQTQKDRPDGKSDRQADRPWLIRTYAGHSTAKASNALYRANLAKGQTGLSVAFDLPTQTGYDSDHELARGEVGKVGVPICHLGDMRTLFEEIPLDQMNTSMTINATAPWLLALYIAVAEEQGADVTALQGTVQNDLIKEYLSRGTYICPPKPSLKLIGDVAEYCYTNVPKWNPMNVCSYHLQEAGATPEQELAFALATAIAVLDELKTRVEPEDFPALAGRISFFVNAGIRFVTEMCKMRAFVDLWDEILQTRYGVENPKFRRFRYGVQVNSLGLTEQQPENNVYRILIEMLAVTLSKKARARAVQLPAWNEALGLPRPWDQQWSMRMQQILAYETDLLEFDDLFDGNPAVDAKVEALKDGARHELANLESMGGAVGAIEYMKSRLVDSNAERLGRIEANETVVVGVNRWTEGEPSPLQTEDGGIMVVDPAVEQEQIDRLNAWKAERDDAAVKAALAALRDAAETGENVMPASIAAAKAGVTTGEWAGQMRQVHGEYRGPTGVSANPSNKTEGLDEIRDAVDAVSDRLGKRLKFLVGKPGLDGHSNGAEQIAFRARDCGMDIAYEGIRLTPEQIVSAAREDGAHVVGLSILSGSHIPLVEDLMGRMREAGLGDVPVIVGGIIPDDDAARLREMGVARVYTPKDFELNTIMMDIVTLADPQAVAAE, encoded by the coding sequence ATGTCGCAGACGCAGAAAGACCGCCCGGATGGTAAGTCCGATCGCCAAGCCGATCGTCCGTGGCTGATCCGCACCTATGCCGGACACTCCACCGCCAAGGCGTCGAACGCATTGTACCGGGCGAATCTGGCAAAAGGGCAGACCGGCCTTTCCGTGGCGTTCGATCTGCCCACCCAGACAGGCTATGACAGCGATCATGAACTGGCGCGCGGCGAAGTGGGCAAGGTCGGCGTGCCGATCTGCCATCTGGGCGACATGCGCACGCTGTTCGAAGAGATCCCGCTGGATCAGATGAACACCTCGATGACGATCAACGCCACCGCCCCCTGGCTACTGGCGCTCTATATCGCCGTGGCCGAAGAGCAGGGCGCGGATGTCACCGCCCTGCAAGGCACGGTGCAGAATGATCTGATCAAGGAATATCTCAGCCGCGGCACTTATATCTGCCCGCCCAAACCGTCGCTCAAGCTGATCGGCGATGTGGCCGAGTACTGCTATACCAATGTGCCCAAATGGAACCCGATGAACGTCTGTTCCTACCATTTGCAAGAGGCCGGTGCGACACCCGAGCAGGAACTGGCCTTCGCACTCGCCACCGCCATCGCCGTACTGGACGAGCTGAAAACGCGGGTCGAGCCAGAGGATTTCCCGGCGCTGGCCGGGCGGATCAGCTTCTTCGTCAATGCCGGCATCCGCTTTGTCACCGAAATGTGCAAGATGCGTGCCTTCGTGGACCTGTGGGACGAAATCCTGCAAACCCGCTACGGCGTGGAAAACCCGAAATTCCGCCGCTTCCGCTACGGCGTTCAGGTCAACTCTCTCGGCCTGACCGAGCAGCAGCCCGAGAACAACGTCTACCGCATTCTGATCGAGATGCTGGCCGTGACGCTGTCGAAAAAGGCCCGTGCCCGCGCCGTGCAACTGCCCGCCTGGAACGAGGCTCTGGGCCTGCCGCGCCCCTGGGATCAGCAATGGTCGATGCGCATGCAGCAGATCCTGGCCTATGAGACTGATCTTCTGGAGTTTGACGATCTCTTCGACGGCAACCCGGCGGTGGATGCCAAGGTCGAGGCGTTGAAAGACGGCGCGCGCCATGAACTGGCCAACCTTGAAAGCATGGGCGGGGCCGTGGGCGCGATCGAATACATGAAGTCACGGCTGGTGGACAGCAATGCCGAACGTCTGGGCCGGATCGAGGCCAATGAAACCGTCGTGGTCGGCGTGAACAGATGGACCGAAGGAGAGCCGTCGCCGCTACAGACCGAGGATGGCGGGATCATGGTGGTGGACCCGGCGGTGGAGCAGGAACAGATCGACCGCCTGAACGCCTGGAAGGCCGAGCGCGATGATGCCGCGGTCAAGGCGGCGCTTGCGGCCTTGCGCGACGCGGCGGAGACCGGCGAAAACGTCATGCCCGCCTCGATTGCGGCGGCCAAGGCCGGGGTCACCACCGGCGAATGGGCCGGGCAGATGCGCCAGGTTCATGGCGAATATCGCGGCCCCACCGGCGTGTCGGCGAACCCCTCGAACAAGACCGAGGGGCTCGACGAGATCCGCGATGCGGTGGATGCGGTCAGTGACCGCCTGGGCAAGCGCCTGAAGTTCCTCGTCGGCAAACCCGGCCTTGACGGGCACTCAAACGGGGCCGAGCAGATTGCCTTCCGCGCCCGCGACTGCGGGATGGATATCGCCTATGAAGGTATCCGCCTGACGCCTGAGCAGATCGTGAGCGCGGCCAGGGAAGACGGCGCGCATGTGGTGGGCCTGTCGATCCTGTCGGGCTCGCACATTCCGCTGGTCGAGGACCTGATGGGCCGGATGCGCGAGGCGGGGCTGGGCGATGTGCCGGTGATCGTCGGCGGGATCATCCCCGACGATGACGCCGCCCGTCTGCGCGAAATGGGCGTGGCGCGGGTCTATACGCCGAAAGATTTCGAGCTGAACACGATCATGATGGATATCGTGACGCTGGCCGATCCGCAGGCTGTCGCCGCGGAGTAA